From the Anolis sagrei isolate rAnoSag1 chromosome 12, rAnoSag1.mat, whole genome shotgun sequence genome, one window contains:
- the ANP32E gene encoding acidic leucine-rich nuclear phosphoprotein 32 family member E isoform X2, which yields MEMKKRINLELRNRAPEKVTELVLDNCRSSNGEIEGLSDTFKELEFLSMANVELTSLAKLPALNKLRKLELSDNLISGGLEVLAERCPNLTYLNLSGNKIKDLSTVESLQNLKNLKSLDLFNCEITKPKDYRESVFELLQQITYLDGFDQDDNEAPDSEDEDDEDGDEDEDEEDEDKAGPPGEYEENDEEDDDPSDLGEGEGEEEEEEDEEDDDDYVEERENEEEEAEALRGEKRKRAAEDEGDEDDD from the exons GTCACCGAGTTAGTCCTGGACAACTGTCGGTCTAGCAATGGCGAAATCGAAGGCCTGAGCGACACGTTTAAAGAGCTAGAGTTCCTCAGCATGGCCAACGTCGAGCTGACATCGCTGGCCAAACTCCCCGCTTTGAATAAACTTCGCAAG CTGGAATTGAGTGACAACCTCATCTCCGGAGGCCTGGAGGTCTTGGCAGAACGGTGTCCGAATCTTACATACCTAAACCTGAGTGGCAACAAAATCAAGGACCTCAGCACTGTGGAGTCTCTT CAAAatctgaagaatttgaagagccTTGATTTGTTTAACTGCGAAATCACAAAACCAAAAGATTACAGAGAAAGTGTGTTTGAGTTGCTGCAGCAAATAACGTACCTCGACGGGTTTGACCAAGATGACAATGAGGCCCCTGACTCAGAAGATGAAGACGATGAAG ATGGGGACGAAGATGAAGACGAGGAAGACGAAGACAAAGCTGGCCCTCCCGGAGAATACGAGGAGAACGACGAGGAAGATGACGACCCTTCGGACTTGGGAGAGGGCGAAggcgaagaagaggaggaggaa gatgaagaggatgatgacGATTATGTAGAGGAGAGGGAGAAcgaagaagaggaag CCGAAGCTCTCCGAGGCGAGAAGAGAAAACGTGCCGCTGAAGACGAAGGCGATGAGGACGACGATTAA
- the LOC137097711 gene encoding uncharacterized protein, with the protein MAWRKVFFFALFLASFYFASGSKIRDQAMFGPPDKFEGFEPMEEGEFPPDITVLRKGSVAPVGSYMSRAIEDSNKLLSSILRDPQALRIIQERLARNKMKRSAHYKRRGHTSKKGKATFIGNSFKIGRARIARDVEKAAMLRLLDKHVSVFKRLRKRRACMTRRLQNGGNTAERSVAQEGKDRCARSSDVGDKETETHTNLRSSKGSQRGKAEGDENDSVAISEKEQVLKKRRKRATSAEKSDFLSPTPSQSYGLPSPFSLTTAAQRASLKRLKRRISRLLSKDKHSGGKVLDDLLKMQEEEGSRENTPTGKYRNKREAKKLSVQTIHLTLTALKTQEKLSTMVDHLSDPSNNMTEEEKFKYTQELLGELSTFVHLLQQQVTQQSQHNVTDVIITSPTPQT; encoded by the exons ATGGCCTGGAGAAAGGTGTTCTTCTTCGCCTTATTCCTTGCCTCTTTTTACTTTGCTTCAG GCAGTAAAATAAGAGATCAG GCTATGTTTGGACCACCTGATAAATTCGAGGGTTTTGAACCTATGGAGGAGGGAGAGTTTCCACCTGATATTACCGTCCTGCGAAAGGGATCAG TGGCGCCAGTGGGATCATATATGTCCCGGGCTATTGAAGACTCTAACAAACTGCTGTCATCGATCCTGCGTGATCCACAGGCTTTAAGAATTATACAGGAACGCCTTGCACGGAAT AAAATGAAGCGTTCGGCACATTACAAAAGAAGAGGACACACTTCCAAGAAAGGAAAAGCAACATTTATAGGAAACAGTTTCAAGATAGGAAGGGCAAGAATTGCAAGAGATGTGGAAAAAGCAGCTATGCTTCGCCTGCTGGACAAACATGTTTCCGTTTTCAAAAGGCTCAGGAAAAGGCGTGCATGTATGACGAGAAGGTTGCAGAATGGTGGAAATACAGCCGAGAGATCTGTAGCACAGGAAGGAAAAGACAGGTGTGCCAGAAGTTCAGACGTTGGTGATAAGGAAACAGAAACACACACCAACTTGAGATCTTCCAAAGGCAGCCAGAGGGGAAAAGCTGAGGGAGATGAAAATGATTCAGTTGCCATCTCTGAGAAAGAACAAGTgctaaagaaaagaaggaagagagcaaCGTCCGCCGAGAAATCAGATTTTCTTTCTCCAACCCCCTCTCAAAGTTACGGTTTGCCTTCTCCATTTTCCCTAACCACCGCTGCCCAGAGAGCATCCCTGAAAAGGCTGAAGAGACGCATTTCACGTTTGCTCTCAAAAGATAAACATTCGGGGGGAAAAGTTCTGGACGACTTGCTAAAAATGCAGGAAGAGGAGGGCAGCAGAGAGAACACTCCAACGGGAAAGTATCGGAACAAAAGAGAAGCCAAAAAGCTGTCTGTCCAAACGATACACCTTACCCTGACAGCTTTAAAAACTCAAGAGAAATTGTCGACGATGGTAGACCACCTATCAGACCCGTCCAATAACATGACGGAAGAAGAAAAGTTTAAATACACGCAGGAACTCCTCGGCGAACTCAGTACATTTGTGCACCTGTTGCAGCAGCAAGTCACACAGCAGTCCCAACACAACGTAACCGATGTGATCATTACCTCTCCGACTCCTCAAACTTAA
- the ANP32E gene encoding acidic leucine-rich nuclear phosphoprotein 32 family member E isoform X1 — translation MEMKKRINLELRNRAPEKVTELVLDNCRSSNGEIEGLSDTFKELEFLSMANVELTSLAKLPALNKLRKLELSDNLISGGLEVLAERCPNLTYLNLSGNKIKDLSTVESLQNLKNLKSLDLFNCEITKPKDYRESVFELLQQITYLDGFDQDDNEAPDSEDEDDEDGDEDEDEEDEDKAGPPGEYEENDEEDDDPSDLGEGEGEEEEEEVGLSYLMKEEIQDEEDDDDYVEERENEEEEAEALRGEKRKRAAEDEGDEDDD, via the exons GTCACCGAGTTAGTCCTGGACAACTGTCGGTCTAGCAATGGCGAAATCGAAGGCCTGAGCGACACGTTTAAAGAGCTAGAGTTCCTCAGCATGGCCAACGTCGAGCTGACATCGCTGGCCAAACTCCCCGCTTTGAATAAACTTCGCAAG CTGGAATTGAGTGACAACCTCATCTCCGGAGGCCTGGAGGTCTTGGCAGAACGGTGTCCGAATCTTACATACCTAAACCTGAGTGGCAACAAAATCAAGGACCTCAGCACTGTGGAGTCTCTT CAAAatctgaagaatttgaagagccTTGATTTGTTTAACTGCGAAATCACAAAACCAAAAGATTACAGAGAAAGTGTGTTTGAGTTGCTGCAGCAAATAACGTACCTCGACGGGTTTGACCAAGATGACAATGAGGCCCCTGACTCAGAAGATGAAGACGATGAAG ATGGGGACGAAGATGAAGACGAGGAAGACGAAGACAAAGCTGGCCCTCCCGGAGAATACGAGGAGAACGACGAGGAAGATGACGACCCTTCGGACTTGGGAGAGGGCGAAggcgaagaagaggaggaggaagtgggtcTCTCGTATTTGATGAAAGAAGAGATTCAG gatgaagaggatgatgacGATTATGTAGAGGAGAGGGAGAAcgaagaagaggaag CCGAAGCTCTCCGAGGCGAGAAGAGAAAACGTGCCGCTGAAGACGAAGGCGATGAGGACGACGATTAA